The following proteins are encoded in a genomic region of Leptospira ryugenii:
- a CDS encoding DUF1574 domain-containing protein, with the protein MLSKFKGILLVFVLFSILEIVVRIVDTHYLEQPEIFFVNLKKQYVESGRGDADILIIGDSRSMALAGYQKQNDSEYSVYNHSLPAMGPKYYRFFIEKYLRSGNKKPKMVLFAASPKLYSAGYGAPLYDPTGKHVSQNESLSEYIQRRWNEGWEKNLFRSKESEKIIQYSGKQDNFDQILWEFFGHRYLHQFSISELWEQYDGVERIFIISKAIPLLYETYRFHGAIRNALSLENWKLSKDYTDRSKFCEACANIEAGICLPSHSQREDNHIIEDQITRHHGKYNISNRVKPELVQFARAKYKEEMKLETYSKDPATWEPVNFQVMEDLIQFSKEQGIHFGFVYLPWIDQKERAPEVQARKQKLLEFFRSHPDSGLFFFPSSEYPIDLFVDLIHYDCRGETRVNQEFQKNVLPQVFSFLKKHQNSN; encoded by the coding sequence TTGCTTTCTAAATTTAAGGGTATTCTCCTTGTTTTTGTCCTTTTTTCGATTCTAGAAATTGTTGTAAGGATAGTTGACACACATTACCTCGAACAACCTGAGATTTTCTTTGTTAACTTAAAAAAACAATACGTTGAGTCGGGTAGGGGTGATGCGGATATTCTCATCATTGGTGATTCGAGGTCCATGGCACTTGCAGGCTATCAGAAACAAAATGATTCTGAGTACAGCGTGTACAACCATAGCCTACCTGCGATGGGACCAAAGTATTATAGATTCTTCATAGAAAAGTACCTACGATCAGGTAACAAAAAACCCAAAATGGTTCTTTTCGCTGCCTCTCCGAAATTGTACTCTGCAGGTTATGGGGCTCCTCTTTACGACCCTACTGGAAAACATGTTTCACAAAACGAAAGTTTATCGGAATATATCCAGAGGAGATGGAATGAAGGCTGGGAAAAAAATCTTTTTCGGTCAAAAGAAAGCGAAAAAATCATCCAATACAGTGGCAAACAAGATAATTTCGACCAGATTTTATGGGAATTTTTTGGGCATAGATACCTGCATCAGTTTAGCATATCGGAACTTTGGGAACAGTATGACGGAGTAGAAAGGATTTTTATCATTTCCAAAGCAATCCCACTGTTATACGAAACCTATAGATTCCATGGTGCTATTCGAAATGCCTTAAGTTTGGAAAACTGGAAACTATCAAAAGACTATACCGATCGATCAAAGTTTTGTGAGGCATGTGCCAACATAGAAGCAGGGATCTGCCTACCTTCACACTCCCAACGAGAAGACAATCATATCATTGAAGATCAGATCACAAGGCATCATGGCAAATACAATATCTCCAATCGTGTCAAACCTGAACTAGTCCAGTTTGCAAGAGCGAAATATAAAGAAGAGATGAAATTGGAAACCTACTCTAAGGACCCAGCTACCTGGGAACCGGTCAATTTCCAAGTTATGGAAGACTTGATTCAATTTAGCAAAGAGCAAGGCATACATTTTGGTTTTGTCTATTTGCCATGGATTGACCAAAAAGAAAGGGCACCAGAAGTACAAGCACGCAAACAAAAGCTCCTAGAATTCTTTCGCTCCCACCCTGATTCTGGATTATTCTTTTTTCCAAGCTCAGAATATCCCATTGATCTGTTTGTTGATTTGATCCACTACGACTGCCGTGGAGAAACAAGAGTCAATCAGGAATTCCAAAAGAATGTACTGCCCCAAGTATTTTCTTTTTTGAAAAAACATCAAAATTCAAATTGA
- a CDS encoding caspase family protein: protein MFVFHRSLLLALVCYLFSFSLSAQDRYGLFIGTNYKGNTAKIPELNLCEADANFLKEKMQKNGNFKEMKVLLGSMVTRDNVKNAIKQIGSKAGKNDSVFIYFSGHGMYMKDAKAKNGMRNYLICFDRPHISDEELNEFLSDIKSPKTVMVMDCCYSGGIAKKGKNTRGAAEVPIAQGNDGVVLQNADDYFFQDKAIISSSDDDQTSIEVGGSINHGIFTYNLGNSFEKADLNNDKVVTALEAFFVAKEETVKMAKKFNHEQTPQISGNAAGILLVGSPKPQEPPQPPANTVINQPVNVTPTPNNPTVVPVIPNNTDAVVVTTPTEEPQTVVENTSTVVIPPIVNVEPPAPPSITTGDLLIKTSIIKDKSYAGSTNKSPYDLLNKQGKLKSSIPEDQIRKIKVLVDGEEYVSVISTEKSSIWGATTRMGKLIPGEVYQIKIDKLPAGVHQIEVRADNYPVFKTAAAVIAKQTTTVDINESMDGFGAIQGRVFYKTLDNPIEKHQIYMPTIVSTNQITKVTTDKDGYFWFTNLKPGKYEIRASFMEDLKLENAEIIVKSGEVTKVEIILNKKMSYSKTKY from the coding sequence ATGTTTGTATTCCACAGATCCCTCCTTCTTGCGCTTGTCTGTTACTTGTTTTCTTTTTCCCTATCCGCCCAAGATCGATATGGTTTATTTATTGGCACAAATTACAAAGGCAACACGGCAAAAATCCCCGAGCTCAATCTCTGTGAAGCTGATGCAAATTTTTTGAAAGAAAAAATGCAAAAAAATGGGAACTTCAAGGAAATGAAAGTTCTGCTTGGTTCTATGGTGACTCGAGACAATGTAAAGAATGCCATCAAACAGATCGGTTCCAAGGCTGGCAAAAACGATTCCGTCTTTATCTACTTCTCCGGCCACGGAATGTACATGAAAGATGCCAAAGCAAAGAATGGAATGCGCAATTATCTGATTTGTTTTGATAGGCCCCATATCTCTGATGAAGAGCTAAACGAATTTTTATCTGATATCAAAAGCCCAAAAACAGTTATGGTAATGGACTGTTGCTATTCCGGCGGGATAGCAAAAAAAGGAAAGAACACTCGTGGTGCGGCCGAAGTACCCATTGCCCAAGGCAATGACGGAGTTGTTTTGCAGAATGCAGATGATTACTTTTTCCAAGACAAAGCCATCATCTCTTCCTCTGACGATGACCAAACGTCTATTGAAGTTGGAGGTTCTATTAACCATGGAATCTTCACGTACAATCTCGGGAATTCCTTTGAAAAAGCGGACCTAAACAATGATAAGGTGGTCACCGCTCTCGAAGCCTTTTTTGTCGCCAAAGAGGAAACGGTGAAGATGGCAAAAAAGTTTAATCATGAACAAACCCCGCAAATCTCGGGCAATGCTGCGGGTATTTTATTGGTAGGCTCCCCAAAACCCCAAGAACCTCCACAGCCTCCTGCAAACACTGTGATCAACCAACCTGTGAATGTAACACCTACACCCAACAATCCTACTGTGGTTCCCGTCATTCCGAATAACACTGATGCGGTTGTGGTCACTACTCCCACGGAGGAGCCACAAACTGTGGTTGAAAACACAAGTACCGTTGTCATTCCTCCCATAGTAAACGTAGAACCGCCAGCGCCGCCTTCGATCACAACCGGTGATTTGCTCATCAAAACCTCTATCATCAAAGACAAATCCTATGCAGGTTCTACGAATAAATCTCCATACGACTTATTGAATAAACAAGGCAAGTTGAAGTCTTCGATCCCGGAAGACCAGATCAGAAAGATCAAAGTCTTAGTCGATGGCGAGGAATACGTATCCGTCATCTCGACGGAAAAATCTTCCATTTGGGGGGCAACGACTCGGATGGGCAAACTCATCCCAGGTGAAGTTTACCAAATCAAGATCGATAAACTTCCTGCAGGTGTGCACCAGATTGAAGTTCGGGCTGACAATTACCCCGTGTTCAAAACGGCTGCCGCAGTCATTGCCAAGCAGACAACCACTGTAGATATCAACGAATCTATGGATGGATTTGGAGCGATCCAGGGACGGGTTTTCTACAAAACTCTAGACAACCCGATCGAAAAACACCAAATCTACATGCCAACCATTGTTTCCACAAACCAAATCACAAAGGTCACGACAGATAAAGACGGTTACTTTTGGTTTACCAATTTAAAACCGGGCAAGTATGAAATCAGAGCCAGTTTTATGGAAGATTTGAAATTGGAGAACGCGGAAATTATTGTAAAATCAGGTGAAGTAACGAAGGTAGAGATCATCCTAAATAAAAAGATGAGCTACTCGAAGACCAAATACTAA